TAAAAATTCTTATTACTAAAACGGAGCCTTACGAAAATGGCAGGTTATTCGGAACCATAGGATCATATGAGAAAGTATATGGTCAGATAGTTGGGGAAGTAGATCCCAAACACACTCTCAATAGAATTATTCAGGATATAGATCTGGCACCTAAAAATGCCAGGGAAAAAGTTGAATATATATCTGAATTTATTCTGCTTCGCCCAAAGGATAACAACCGAAATAATGGAATCTTATTTTTAAGCTTGCCCAATCGGGGAAATGTATTTCCTCCAGATACTACTCTTCTAAAAAGAGGTTATGTATATCTCTGGTGTGCCTGGCAGGGAGATGTATTAGCAGGAAACAACCGACTGACAATGAAAGTCCCTGTTGCAACAGAAAACGGCAAAGAGATTACGGGTATGCTACGAACTGAGTATCAGGTACTGGAACCGACTCAGACACTTAATCTGAGTAGTGGTGCATTCAGTGGAAACACCCATCACAGCTATGAAACTATTAGTCTGGATAATAGAGGACTAGTCCTCACAAAACGTATACATGAAGCTGATACTCGTGTTTCAATCCCCAATACAGAATGGGCTTTTTCGGATTGTAGCGTAGTCCCTTTTCCTGGTACACCCAGTACCACCCAAATTTCTCTAAAAGAAAAATTTGACCCCAATTATATCTATGAACTGATATATATCGCTAAAAATCCATTGATAATGGGGCTTGGATTTGCAGCTATACGTGATATAGTCTCATTTCTCCGATATCAGACCCAGGATCAATCTGGAAATAGTAATCCTCTGATTACAGGTACATCTATTCCCATACGAGCAACCATTTTACAGGGTGTATCCCAATGCAGTAACTTTGCACGAACATTTTTACATCTGGGATTTAACCAGGATGAAAATTTAAAACAGGTTTTTGATGGTGTTAATGCCCATATTGCCCCTCGTCGCATTTCACTGAATGTCCGGTTTGGACGTCCTGGAGGAGGAGGATTGCAACATGAGGATCACTTATTCCCCAGTAATGAACCTCCTTTTACCTGGGATGTACACTATGATCCCGTTTCTGGTATTACAAGTGGCATTCTGGAAAAATGTATTCAGACAGGTACCTGTCCTAAAGTTATACAGACACTAAGCTCATCCGAGTACTGGCAACTCAGAGCATCTCTCCCCACCACTGACTCCTATGGAAAGAAAGATCTGGTACTCCCTCCTAATGTTCGTATCTATCATTTTGCAGGTACCCAACATACGCCATATGGTATAACAGATAAGAGTAGTGGATTTATGACTAATCCCAACTCTTATATTCCATATCTGCGGGCAATTCTTATTTCTCTGGAAGAATGGATAGTAACAGGAAAAACTCCTCCAGAAAGTGTTTATTCTACTATAGCCAAAGGAACACTTGTTTCTCCTGATCAAAAAAGCACAGGCTGGCCTAAAATTCCCAAAGTGCCTTATAGTGGATTGGTCAACAAAATTCCTTTACTGGACTTTGGACCTGGATTTACAACCAAATATACCACAGGCATCCTGCGGGAACCGCCCAAAATTATTCCAGGAAAAAATTATACAGTCCTGGTTCCCAAAGTAGACCCAGATGGTAATGAACTGGACGGTATCCGAAACATTACCATACGCGTTCCTCTGGGTACCTATACAGGTTGGAGTATTCGTCAGAAAGGGTTTGGAGAAGGAGATCTTGCATCATTAAGTGGCATGTTCATTCCATTTGCCAAGACAAAACAAGAACGTATAACGTCAGGAGATCCGCGACTATCCCTGGAAGAACGTTATGGTAGTCATGAAGGATATGTTTCAGCAGTCAGAAAAGCAGCAGAGGAACTGGTTAAAGCAGGCTTCCTATTACCAGAAGACGCCCAGAATGAAATTACAAAGGCTGAACAAAGTGACACTCTAAACTCCAGATAATCCTGTGCTCTCATTTCTTGGTTTCTCTACTATCCTCATTTTTTTACTGCTCATTATTTTCAAACGGTTGTCTGTTCTAACTGCGTTAGTCCTTGTTCCGGTTGTATTTGGGATTATTGCAGGCTTTTCAGTCAAAGAACTGTCAGAGATGATGCTTAGCGGAATCAAACAGGTAGCTCCAACCGGAATTTTGCTGATGTTTGCAGTACTTTACTTCAGCATTATGCTGGATGTTGGTTTGTTTGATCCTGTCATTGCACTAATTATCCGATATGCCCAAGGCGATCCACTCAAAATAATTATGGGCACGGCAGTACTTACAATGATAGTACACCTGGATGGAGATGGTACGGCAACATTCATGATAGTGATATCAGCATTCCTTCCTCTGTATACCCAACTCCAGATAAATCGGCTGATATTAACAGGTATTGTAGCCTTAAGTGTAGGTCCCATGCATCTGGTTCCCTGGTCTGGCACATCTGCCAGAGCTATGGCGACACTCAATTCTGATGCGGTTCACATCTTCAATCCCAATATTCCTGCTATAATCGCTGGTATTGTATGGGTATTGTTTGTTGCTTACTACTTAGGTAAAAAAGAGCGTAAGCGTTTGGGCATCGTGTTGTTGAACTATGATCCTAAAACAAACTTGAGTGAAGAAAAAAAAGGGTTTCGTCGTCCTTCGTTACTCTGGTTTAATGCTATTACAACCATTGCGCTGATAGTGATACTTATGAAGGGATGGCTGCCAACGCCAGTATTGTTTGTAATAGCCAGTACTATAGCTCTTCTGATCAATTTTCCCAAACTGAAAGAACAGCAATTGGTACTCAAGGCACATGGTTCCAATATCTTTTTAGTTTCAGGTATGATATTCGCGGCCGGTGTATTTTCAGGCATTCTGACGGGCACCAAGATGATTGATGCTATGGCCCACACACTGGTATCTCTTATCCCGCAAGAGCATGGTAATTTATTGCCTGTCTTAACAGCTCTTACCAGTATGCCTGCAAGTATGTTATTCACACCAGATGCCTATTATTTTGGAGTAGTCCCTATTTTAAGCCAGGCAGCACAACATTATGCTATAGACCCATTACAGATTGGAAGGGCAGCCTTACTAGGTCAGATGACAGTAGGGTTTCCTTTGAGTCCTCTTACCGCTTCCACTTTCTTACTGGTTGGACTTGCAGAAGTTGAATTGGGAGACCATCAACGGTTTATCTTTAAATGGGCATTGGGTACTACTCTCGTCATGACGCTTATTGCATTAACGACCGGATCTATACAAATCTAAATTTCAAAACATACTTTATCATGAAACACAAGATACGAATAGGATGTGGAGCAGGATTTTCTGGTGACCGATTAGAACCTGCTCTTATCCTGGCAGAAAAAGGAGATCTGGACTATCTGGTGTTGGAATGTCTTGCGGAGCGTACAATTGCGTTGGCTCAAAAACGTAAATTACAGGATGCAACCAAAGGATATGACCCATTGTTGGAGCGCCGAATGCACAGTTTGTTACCACTGATCAGGAAAAACAACATTCGGCTTATCACCAATATGGGAGCAGCTAACCCTGTAGCTGCAGCAGAAACTATTTGTCAAATAGCCCGGCAATTACATCTGGATATCATTGTAGCTGCTGTAACAGGAGATGATGTATTGCCATTGTTATCAGGCACTGAAAACTCTATTGAAACAGGAGAACCCTTACATACTTCCGGAAAATTAATTTCCGCCAATGCCTATCTGGGTGCAGATGCCTTATTACCTGCCTTAGCAACTGATGCTCACATCATCATCACCGGACGTGTAGCAGACCCTTCTCTTTTTGTTGCGCCGTTAGTGCACAGTTTTGGATGGTCTTTAGACGATACAGAACGAATTGGACAGGCAACAGTAATTGGACATCTAATGGAATGTGCAGGACAGTTAACAGGTGGATATTTTGCTGATCCAGGTAAAAAAGATATTCCAGACTTTGCCAATCTGGGTCATCCTTTTGTTGATGTCTGGGAAGATGGAACAGCCATATTTAGTAAGGTACCGGGAACAGGTGGCACAATTACTCTTGCAACAGTTAAAGAACAACTTTTATACGAAGTTATGGACCCCAGCCAATACTTTACTCCGGATTTGGTAGCTGATTTCACAGGAGTACATTTAACACAGACAGGAACTAATCAGATTCAGGTTGTTGGAGGGAAAGGACAACAGAAACCCGAAACGTTGAAAGTAAGTGTAGGATATGCAGCAGGGTTTATTGGAGAAGGAGAGATCTCCTATGCAGGGAGCAATGCTTTGCAACGGGCACAACTTGCAGGTGAAACCATCCGGCAACGGCTTAGCTCTTCATTTTCAGATATACGTATCGATTACATAGGCAGTACTTCTGTACACCGAACTTCCTTTGGGCACCATCCAGAGCCTTACGAAATACGTCTTCGGGTAGCAGCGAAGGCGTCAACCTCAACACAGGCAGCTCTGGTAGGTGAAGAAGTAGAAGCACTCTATACCAATGGTCCAGCTGGAGGTGGTGGAGCCCGCAAATACATCCATGAAGTGGTAGGTATTGTTTCTACACTAATTCCTCGTACCCAGGTTCAATCAACAATTTCTTTATATCAGGCATGAAAATCAAACTCTACGATATAGCGCATAGCCGTGCAGGTGACAAGGGAAATACACTTACCCTATCACTGATTCCCTATAAATCCGAATATTATCCGATTCTTTGTAATCAAGTGACTGTAGACTCTGTAAAACAGCACCTCAAAGATATTGTATCAGGAGAAATTATACGCTATGAACTACCTAATCTACCAGCATTACACTTTGTCTGTAAACAGGCATTATTAGGAGGCGTTACGACCTCTCTAGCGGTAGATACTCATGGCAAAAGCCTTAGTTTCGCACTATTAGAAATGGAAATTGAAGTGAATCTATAGATCAATCAGTAATCGGGAAGAAAGGAAATTGAATCTGCACACAAAACATTTCATTTTCATTCGTTAAGGATAATGTTGCCTGATGAAGTTCCAGAATTCGTCGACTTATCCATAAACCCATTCCAAATCCGCTAGCCAATGTATCCGTCTGATAAAATGCGTTTGTTAGAGCATCCAGATCTATTCCACTTCCACTATAGTGATTTTCAAAGATCAAAGTCACCTTTCGTTGTTCATTTCGAAAAAGCCTTATCTGAATAAGGTCGTTTTCAGGAGCATATTTGATAGCATTATCAAAAAGGTTACTTACAACTGTTTTTAGTTTTGAAGCATCTCCCTGCACATCGAATGAATCAGTATGCGAATCCAAATCGATACTCAAACGCAATTGTCTCTGGTGTAATAACAGAGTAAACCGATCTGCAACTTCCAATAGCAACTCATCCATCTCTACTGTAGTAGGCAATAACAACAGATCTGGATTCTTCAAGGAACTGACCATCAGAAAATCTTCAACCAAATTTCGAAGCCGATGTGTTTCTGCCAACTGGTTTTCCAGTAGTTTTTGTATATCCTCTGGTAAATTCCCGCCTTTTAACCTTACCTGTATCTCAGTCTGCAGAATGGCAAGGGGTGTTCGTAACTCATGGGAAGCAGAAGCGAAGAAATGGTTTTGCTTTTCAACTTCGTTACCAATACGTACCAGCATCTGATTGAAAGTTTCAGCCAACTGCTGAACCTCATCATAGGTTTGTGGTACTTCTACTACTTGTTGGGGACGTTCACTCAGATGGATCTTTCTGGCAACTTCTGTTATGTGCCTGATTGGCTGTAAAAATATATTTCCGGCCAGGTATGCCAGCCAGGCAGCTATGCTACCACTGAATACGATAGTGATTCCCAAAACCCAGGCTATACGATTTAACGTTTCAGCTATTTCAGGCCGGGTACTGGTAAAAAATACAGAAAGAACTGTTTCTGCATCTACAAACTTCGTCACATGAACCACAGGGTTATGACGAAAATTCAGACGATTTGTAATTTTAAACTGTTTAAGCTGAGGAGATTCAAACAATACATGCACAGAGTCTGAACTGATCAATTCTATTCGGGCAGCCTCATCAGCCTGTGGCAAGGGAATCAGAACAGGGTCAACTTCTATACGATCCAGTAAGGCATACGCCTGAGATTCTGTCTGACGAAATGCAGCCCGCTCTACCGTTTTGCGAATTAGTATATAACAAACAACAGCTCCAATAGTTGAAATAAGGATAAATATAACAGCACTTATCAGTGCAATCCGGAAACGAATGGTCTTGTAAAAAATCACAGCTATACTACTTGTTAGTGCGGGTTACTATCCAGAACATATCCTCGTCCAACTATGGTTCGTAGTAACTCTGTTTCAAATCCTTTATTGATCTTTTTACGAAGTTGGTAAATATGTACCTCTATCACATTGCTTCCCATATCAAAATCTACCTCCCAGACTTTCTCAGCAATCTGTGTCCGGGAAATCAGCTTGTCCGGATTCGACATAAACAGTTCCAGTAAAGCAAACTCACGGTTGGTGAGTTCAATCTTTTTACCATTCCGGTTTACTTCATGTTTTACTTTATCCATCTCCAGCCCTGCCACTACCATTTTGGTTACCTGCTGTGTCATAGACTTTCTTCCAATCACTCCAATACGAGCAAGAAGTTCATCAAAATCAAATGGTTTTCGAATGTAATCCAATGCTCCATCATTTAAAGCTCTGATCACATGTTCGGTATTACTTAATGCACTCAGAATAATAACAGGAATGCGAATATTAAAATCACGCAGGTTTTTCAGTACCTCAAATCCGTTTTGTCCTGGCAACATCAGATCAAGCAAAATCAGATCATAAGCTGTAGTAGAGGCATGTTCGAGAGCTATAGAGCCATTGGAAGCAGTATCTACCACATGCCCGGCCTGCTCTAATCCATTAGAAACATGTTCCGCCAGCCGAACCTCATCTTCTACCAGCAAAATTTTCATATCAGAAAACAATTTCTTTTACACATATACAACTTTAATACAAACCTTAAACACAAAAAATGTCCCAAATCCAGGCAGTTGGATATGGGACATAAGAATTAACGTACTGCATAGGTAGTCCCATCTACAGCGAGTGTCTGCGCCATTATCACTTTTGTATTTTCCACAAATACTTCTCCTTCTCTATTACCTCGTACATATCCTGTTATAGTTATCGCTTTTCCAACAGACAGTTTATCACCTAACTGAAAAGCCACATGCGGTGCAAATCGTACTAATGATTTATCCAGGTATACACCGTTTACACGTCCTTCTTTATCTTTAGCAAGAGCTGTGACCTTTCCATCTGCTTTGGTAAACTCTTCTTTCGGGCGACCATCTCTGTCAGGCCTGTGTTCATACACTGTTTTCGATCCAGAAGTAATGCTGTTCAATACAATTACATCTGCTCCGTCTTTTCCAGATCGCTTAAATCCCATAACCGTTACATTTCCGCCTTTTTTAGCAGCCCCCATAATTTCTTTGGCTAAATGAGGCGCAAAGCGCACCTCTGTATTTTTTCCTTCTGCACTCAATGTAAACCCATTATACGCTTTTTCTTCATTATAGGTAAAATCGACCAACGTGCCTTTGTATTCACTTAAAACACGTAAGCCACCTCTTTCACGGCCATGTGGTCTGCCACCTCTCTGGTGAGGTGAACGTCCCTCTTCACGTTGACCCCGATGGTGAGTTTCTTCAGGTTGTTGCGAAAATACAGGAGCACACATGATCAGAGCAATAATGGCTACTAACATTTTTTTCATTGGGGTTTTCATAGTAAATACTTTGGTTAAATGTGAGTTGTTATTGAATTGATACAAAACTATCTAACCAGGTTAAGAGCCATATGAAATAGAAATTAATTTTTCTTCATATTGTTGAGAACTATGATCTATAGGCAAATAACACTAATTATTCTTGCCAGGTCAGCGGCCAAATTTTACTTCCATCACTTGTACTTCCTGTGCAGGAATAACAGACATGCCTTCTGCATCGGTTTGTTCTACCTTCTGGACAAATAAATCCAGAATGCCTTTGTGTTTCCATAATTCTGTATCATAGGTAGGTTCCCATGACCCTACTGATTCAGCACTAAGGTCTTTCACTTCCCAAGCAGGACTGTTGATATTTTGACAGATGGCCACAGAAACCTTACTACCTCGCTCTTCATCCCGAAAAATAACAGCTACGGATGTTTGACCTTTATCCTTCCAGGAAACCAGATAGGGACGGGAAATAGGTATACGTTTGGTGCCACCACCACTCAGACTAAAAGGGGTTTTCCGGAAATTTGTATTCAGGTGACTCCATTTGTTTCCATCATAATATATCACACGAAACTGAGGCACTTTTTCATTTTGATCACGCCAATAGCTGGCAATAAATGGATAGCCATCAGCTCCTGCAAACATAGAGGTCTGATTGATCAATTCACTATTTTGCGGGATTTGCATAACATATTCAGCCGAAGCAGCATTGATAGGTAGCTGGTATCTTTCCCCTGTCGATTTTTCCCAGGTTATGCCGCTATCTCTGGATCGTGCATAACACATATCATGATTGCTGGCTACATTAGGAGATTCACGCCATACCCAGCTGATATGGATTGTACCTTTGGGATCGACATAGGTCTGGCTATAGGCATTTCGCTTCCCTTCACCATCGATCAGATTTGGAGTGATTTGCTGCCACTTTTTACTGGCAGTGAAGTATTTGTTAATTACCAGATTTCCCCTACCAGAAGCTCCATTTCTATAAGAGAACAATAGGTTTCCATCTGGAAATCTATAGAACTGCGGATAAGAAACTTTGTCTTCCAATACTCCTGTCATTGGAAGTTTATAGGTCATAGTTAAGGAACCAGGAGTAATACTTTTAGCATATCGCAACTGATTATCATGATGATCCCATGAAAGATGCAAGTATCCTTCACCATCTACCATAATGCTTATACAATTATGCGCATCATAAGCATTGCCTTTAAAAATGGTTTGAACTAATTCCCATTTCTTACTTTTCAGCTTCCGTTTACCTAAAACTACATGCCGGGTACTATCATAAAATGCAATGTATTGGTAGTTTCCATGTGTGACTAAGGCATTCCTGCGGAATATAACAGTATTTACAGAATTGGATGCCCACCCTTTTCCCACAGGAATAATAGTTACTTCAGGCTCCGTCTTCTGACCATACACAATACCAGCACTAGCTATAAGACAAAGGATAAAAAGCAGAAGAATACGTTTGGCATAAGGAGGAAATAAAAGAGTTATAAAACTCTTCATGCTGCATGGAAAAATAGTATCTGGCATTTGACTAGTGAGTATATATCTATCCGAAGTTTGAGTTTGCCAAAATAGATACAATCAACCATTTATAAAGGGGAAAAGAAATTTTTCTTATACTAGTCTAATCCAACTTCCTGATAGCTAATAGCTTCATTTTCTATTTCTGACAATTATGTCGAGGAAGTCAAAGTACATATCTACATATTTATTCTGTCTATCTCATTTAGGTTACCATTTACGCTCAAATAGTTACTTTTAAAAAATCATAATAGCATAATCTAATGCAAACCACCAAACCTATATTCAGCATTTTATAGAAACACTCTTACTCACTGTTACCGGGGACAGATAGCTGGATTGGTTCCATACAAAAGATCTCGGTTTCCACCTTACCGAGATCCTACCCGGGCCATAGTTCTCCCGTCTGGTATAACTCATACATACTACCCACAGCCATAAAAAAAGACTGCTAACTGAAAGCTTCAGTCAGCAGTGCCTGTCTATGAATAAATCATATTTCCTAATGCGTAAGGGAAATGATGATTGCAAGTTTACAAAATCTACTATGGAACGAAGAAAAAAACACCTTAAAAATACCTTAAAATTTCTGTGGCTCTCTTGTCTTAATGCAGTACCTGATATACCAGCAGGTATGTAGCAGCGCCTCCCAGATATCCAATAAAAGCCAGTATTCCAATGCGTCTCAAATACCACATAAAATCTATTTTCTCCATTCCCATTACAGCTACCCCCGCTGCTGAGCCAATAATAAGGATACTGCCTCCTGTACCAGCAGCATAGGCCAGAAACTCCCATAGCTTATGATCCATTGGATAATTTGTCAAATCATACATTCCTATGGTTGCTGCCACAAGTGGCACATTATCAATTACAGCAGAGGCTAGCCCAATCAATACCACTATTACATCCAGATTGCCGATGGTATTGTCCATCCAGGTAGCTAAACCTTGTAACACATGAGCAGATTCCAGACAACTGATGGCGAGCAAAATACCTAAAAAGAAAAGTATACTGGAAGTATCAATTCGTTGCAAGGCATGTACGGCAGTAAAAGGCTTTCGTTCTTCTTCATCTTTATCTTTGTGTATAATCTCAGAGGCCACCCATACAATACTCAGTCCCAGTAGCATGCCTATATAAGGAGGTAATTGTGTAATAGCCTTAAAGACAGGTACAAAAAGTAGGCTTCCTAATCCACAATACAACATTAAACGCCCACCCTGAATACCTTGAGTGCTGGTGTCTTCAACTTTTGGAGCTATACTAATTCCTTTCAGCTTGAATGACAGATAGATCAGGGGAATAAGCAACGAAACCAATGCAGGAAGAAAAACACCTTTCATAATAGGTATGGCAGAAATCTGTCCGCCAATCCATAACATAGTAGTGGTAACATCACCCAAAGGAGACCAGGCACCTCCGGCATTCGCTGCAATGATAATGATCCCTGCAAAAAATTTACGTTGTTCCTTTTCTGTCACCAGTTTGCGTAACAGGGAAACCATTACAATTGCAGTAGTAAGATTATCCAACAATGCTGAAAGAAAGAAAGTCAACAAGGATAATATCCAAAGAAGCCGGAGTGTATTTCGGGAAGTAATATGATCTGTGATGATACGAAAGCCTTCATGGGCATCAATCAGCTCTACTACAGTCATAGCCCCCAGCAAAAAGAAAAGAACCTCAGCAATCGAAGATAAATGGTGAGAGAGTTCTTCCACCACCTGGTTCGCATTGGAAGCATGAAAAAGTGCATAGATTGTCCAGCACAATACCCCGGTTAGTAATGCCGTCGCTGTTTTATTAAGATTAATCTGATGCTCCAGTGTGATGGCGGCATAACCAACTATAAAAAGAGTGACAAGTAATATAATGCTCATGCGGTAAAAATAACGAAGTTGTCTAACATAATTTTCAAATAGGCTCAACGAGTAGATTTTGTAGCGAGCCGAGTGATTTACCAATAACTCAATCATAACATGTCGCTGGCTATGTTTCGAAAAATAGGTAAAGGCGCAGTACAAAAGATGCCTTTGCAGCTTTATGAGATTATGTTAGACAACTTCAAAGTGCAGAGAGCAAATACCAAGTTCTATAGCGGAAAGCATATCACACTCGTCGTTGGTAGTTAACTATTTATCGGATTGTATGCACAAAAAAATCTCCGTGTTATATACAAACACGGAGATCACAATTTCTATTGAAGCATTTATAAAACAACTACACAAGTTCAGGTTCTTCCACTGTTTCCTTCTGTTCTACAAACGTTTTCATAAATTCATCGATATCAAATGAAAAGCGTTGCACTTTATACCCTGCATAAGGTGCATCTGGCTGCACTTCTTCCAGAGCAAAAAACTGATCTCCTGACAATGGATTACGATACAGACGCAATGCAGTATACTCTACTCCTTTTTTGATCCAGTTTTTCTGCTGTACCTCATTAGGCTTGCAGGTATCATCGATACATATCAATTTCATGATGCAAAGATTATTTATAAAGTTTATTTCTGGAAAATCATTTTTCAGCTAACAAAGTTCCCGGTATATCAAAAATACAAAATCTCTCTGAAATTTACTGGGCAGATAAATTATTGATAATAGCTCCCATCTCTGCCCCATTCACAAGTAAATCTACTTGAGCTATAGCGATGGCCTGCGCTGGCATATAAGATACTTCTGCATCTTCCGGATTCTGAACCATTGTCAACCCTTTTGCTTCCTTTGCTTTTTTTACACCAAGTGCACCATCTGCATTTGCACCAGACAAGAGTATACAAATCAGTGACTCTCCATATGCATCTGCTGCCGTTTCAAAAGTCACATCGATGCTTGGTCTGCTGTAGTGTACCTTTTCTGAGAAGTCCATTGAGAAGGTAAAAT
The DNA window shown above is from Xanthocytophaga agilis and carries:
- a CDS encoding alpha/beta hydrolase domain-containing protein, translated to MKRLVYTSFFLLSITLRAEIVKILITKTEPYENGRLFGTIGSYEKVYGQIVGEVDPKHTLNRIIQDIDLAPKNAREKVEYISEFILLRPKDNNRNNGILFLSLPNRGNVFPPDTTLLKRGYVYLWCAWQGDVLAGNNRLTMKVPVATENGKEITGMLRTEYQVLEPTQTLNLSSGAFSGNTHHSYETISLDNRGLVLTKRIHEADTRVSIPNTEWAFSDCSVVPFPGTPSTTQISLKEKFDPNYIYELIYIAKNPLIMGLGFAAIRDIVSFLRYQTQDQSGNSNPLITGTSIPIRATILQGVSQCSNFARTFLHLGFNQDENLKQVFDGVNAHIAPRRISLNVRFGRPGGGGLQHEDHLFPSNEPPFTWDVHYDPVSGITSGILEKCIQTGTCPKVIQTLSSSEYWQLRASLPTTDSYGKKDLVLPPNVRIYHFAGTQHTPYGITDKSSGFMTNPNSYIPYLRAILISLEEWIVTGKTPPESVYSTIAKGTLVSPDQKSTGWPKIPKVPYSGLVNKIPLLDFGPGFTTKYTTGILREPPKIIPGKNYTVLVPKVDPDGNELDGIRNITIRVPLGTYTGWSIRQKGFGEGDLASLSGMFIPFAKTKQERITSGDPRLSLEERYGSHEGYVSAVRKAAEELVKAGFLLPEDAQNEITKAEQSDTLNSR
- a CDS encoding citrate:proton symporter; translated protein: MLSFLGFSTILIFLLLIIFKRLSVLTALVLVPVVFGIIAGFSVKELSEMMLSGIKQVAPTGILLMFAVLYFSIMLDVGLFDPVIALIIRYAQGDPLKIIMGTAVLTMIVHLDGDGTATFMIVISAFLPLYTQLQINRLILTGIVALSVGPMHLVPWSGTSARAMATLNSDAVHIFNPNIPAIIAGIVWVLFVAYYLGKKERKRLGIVLLNYDPKTNLSEEKKGFRRPSLLWFNAITTIALIVILMKGWLPTPVLFVIASTIALLINFPKLKEQQLVLKAHGSNIFLVSGMIFAAGVFSGILTGTKMIDAMAHTLVSLIPQEHGNLLPVLTALTSMPASMLFTPDAYYFGVVPILSQAAQHYAIDPLQIGRAALLGQMTVGFPLSPLTASTFLLVGLAEVELGDHQRFIFKWALGTTLVMTLIALTTGSIQI
- a CDS encoding acyclic terpene utilization AtuA family protein, with translation MKHKIRIGCGAGFSGDRLEPALILAEKGDLDYLVLECLAERTIALAQKRKLQDATKGYDPLLERRMHSLLPLIRKNNIRLITNMGAANPVAAAETICQIARQLHLDIIVAAVTGDDVLPLLSGTENSIETGEPLHTSGKLISANAYLGADALLPALATDAHIIITGRVADPSLFVAPLVHSFGWSLDDTERIGQATVIGHLMECAGQLTGGYFADPGKKDIPDFANLGHPFVDVWEDGTAIFSKVPGTGGTITLATVKEQLLYEVMDPSQYFTPDLVADFTGVHLTQTGTNQIQVVGGKGQQKPETLKVSVGYAAGFIGEGEISYAGSNALQRAQLAGETIRQRLSSSFSDIRIDYIGSTSVHRTSFGHHPEPYEIRLRVAAKASTSTQAALVGEEVEALYTNGPAGGGGARKYIHEVVGIVSTLIPRTQVQSTISLYQA
- a CDS encoding HAMP domain-containing sensor histidine kinase, with amino-acid sequence MIFYKTIRFRIALISAVIFILISTIGAVVCYILIRKTVERAAFRQTESQAYALLDRIEVDPVLIPLPQADEAARIELISSDSVHVLFESPQLKQFKITNRLNFRHNPVVHVTKFVDAETVLSVFFTSTRPEIAETLNRIAWVLGITIVFSGSIAAWLAYLAGNIFLQPIRHITEVARKIHLSERPQQVVEVPQTYDEVQQLAETFNQMLVRIGNEVEKQNHFFASASHELRTPLAILQTEIQVRLKGGNLPEDIQKLLENQLAETHRLRNLVEDFLMVSSLKNPDLLLLPTTVEMDELLLEVADRFTLLLHQRQLRLSIDLDSHTDSFDVQGDASKLKTVVSNLFDNAIKYAPENDLIQIRLFRNEQRKVTLIFENHYSGSGIDLDALTNAFYQTDTLASGFGMGLWISRRILELHQATLSLTNENEMFCVQIQFPFFPITD
- a CDS encoding response regulator transcription factor; this encodes MKILLVEDEVRLAEHVSNGLEQAGHVVDTASNGSIALEHASTTAYDLILLDLMLPGQNGFEVLKNLRDFNIRIPVIILSALSNTEHVIRALNDGALDYIRKPFDFDELLARIGVIGRKSMTQQVTKMVVAGLEMDKVKHEVNRNGKKIELTNREFALLELFMSNPDKLISRTQIAEKVWEVDFDMGSNVIEVHIYQLRKKINKGFETELLRTIVGRGYVLDSNPH
- a CDS encoding BNR repeat-containing protein, coding for MKSFITLLFPPYAKRILLLFILCLIASAGIVYGQKTEPEVTIIPVGKGWASNSVNTVIFRRNALVTHGNYQYIAFYDSTRHVVLGKRKLKSKKWELVQTIFKGNAYDAHNCISIMVDGEGYLHLSWDHHDNQLRYAKSITPGSLTMTYKLPMTGVLEDKVSYPQFYRFPDGNLLFSYRNGASGRGNLVINKYFTASKKWQQITPNLIDGEGKRNAYSQTYVDPKGTIHISWVWRESPNVASNHDMCYARSRDSGITWEKSTGERYQLPINAASAEYVMQIPQNSELINQTSMFAGADGYPFIASYWRDQNEKVPQFRVIYYDGNKWSHLNTNFRKTPFSLSGGGTKRIPISRPYLVSWKDKGQTSVAVIFRDEERGSKVSVAICQNINSPAWEVKDLSAESVGSWEPTYDTELWKHKGILDLFVQKVEQTDAEGMSVIPAQEVQVMEVKFGR
- the nhaD gene encoding sodium:proton antiporter NhaD, with the protein product MSIILLVTLFIVGYAAITLEHQINLNKTATALLTGVLCWTIYALFHASNANQVVEELSHHLSSIAEVLFFLLGAMTVVELIDAHEGFRIITDHITSRNTLRLLWILSLLTFFLSALLDNLTTAIVMVSLLRKLVTEKEQRKFFAGIIIIAANAGGAWSPLGDVTTTMLWIGGQISAIPIMKGVFLPALVSLLIPLIYLSFKLKGISIAPKVEDTSTQGIQGGRLMLYCGLGSLLFVPVFKAITQLPPYIGMLLGLSIVWVASEIIHKDKDEEERKPFTAVHALQRIDTSSILFFLGILLAISCLESAHVLQGLATWMDNTIGNLDVIVVLIGLASAVIDNVPLVAATIGMYDLTNYPMDHKLWEFLAYAAGTGGSILIIGSAAGVAVMGMEKIDFMWYLRRIGILAFIGYLGGAATYLLVYQVLH
- a CDS encoding chemotaxis protein CheB; its protein translation is MAENILSKKYKLVVIGGSAGSMEVILGILSELKRTLTLAIVIVLHRKKNGESLLVDLFSSRTTLVVKEAEEKERILPGHVYIAPADYHLLIEKDFTFSMDFSEKVHYSRPSIDVTFETAADAYGESLICILLSGANADGALGVKKAKEAKGLTMVQNPEDAEVSYMPAQAIAIAQVDLLVNGAEMGAIINNLSAQ